Proteins encoded within one genomic window of Nonomuraea gerenzanensis:
- a CDS encoding ATP-dependent acyl-CoA ligase codes for MSLHVQRCGGCGTHYFPRRLLCPGCGADDFDEVSVERGRVVTSTRTSDGTTLLTVECAAGLQVVARLIGEPEGLPPHRELPLTTSPATPGPAAFVPDPTHAGDDPRRLPRDTPLRECTIPGMLLARAALTPEAPALVCGDVHRTAAGMAEAVARAAGALAARGVTSGERVAFLAANRVELLDLVLGAAWLGAVAVPINTAARGAQLHHILANSQARLLVVEAGLEPHLEGLPALPDLQARWVLGDRTEPMQAPVSPAVVAPGDPAAILYTSGTTGVSKGVVCPQAQFWWWGNNVSDQIGIQPDDVLHTCLPLFHTNALNAFSQALVSGATYVLGGRFSASRFWSQMADSGATVTYLLGAMVGILDSQPPSELDRAHQVRLALSPATPGRLLTPFRERFGVALLDGYGSTETNAVVATRPGEERPGYIGTLQPGFHMRVVDADGADVPLGTPGELLLRSDQPFAFASGYFRMPEATTAAWQDLWFHTGDRVCVEAEGSIRFVDRIKDVIRRRGENISSVEVEDVLRAHPAVAEVAVYAVDSELGEDEVMAAIVVKEAAQLDFEDLVEFCGPRLAAYAIPRFLVRLDALPLTENGKVRKPELRSRGTDGAWDRQPPRPRPTAPDSAPTQRTSHA; via the coding sequence ATGAGCCTCCACGTCCAGCGCTGCGGTGGTTGCGGCACGCACTACTTCCCCCGACGACTGCTGTGTCCCGGGTGCGGCGCCGACGACTTCGACGAGGTGAGCGTCGAGCGAGGCCGAGTCGTCACCTCCACGCGGACCAGCGACGGTACGACACTCCTCACCGTCGAGTGCGCGGCCGGCCTGCAGGTCGTCGCGCGGCTGATCGGAGAACCCGAGGGACTTCCCCCGCATCGGGAGCTACCGCTCACGACCTCTCCTGCCACGCCGGGCCCCGCGGCCTTCGTCCCGGACCCCACGCACGCCGGCGACGACCCCCGTCGCCTGCCGCGGGACACCCCGCTGCGTGAGTGCACCATCCCCGGGATGCTGCTGGCCCGGGCGGCGCTGACGCCCGAAGCCCCTGCCCTCGTGTGCGGCGACGTTCACCGCACGGCTGCTGGGATGGCCGAGGCGGTGGCGCGCGCAGCGGGTGCGCTCGCCGCCCGCGGCGTCACCTCGGGCGAACGAGTCGCCTTCCTCGCCGCCAACCGTGTCGAGCTCCTCGACCTCGTGCTCGGCGCCGCCTGGCTGGGTGCGGTCGCGGTCCCGATCAACACCGCCGCCCGGGGGGCTCAGCTGCACCACATCCTGGCGAACTCGCAGGCCCGGCTCCTGGTCGTCGAGGCCGGCCTCGAACCTCACCTCGAAGGTCTGCCGGCTCTGCCGGACCTGCAGGCGAGGTGGGTCCTCGGCGACCGGACCGAGCCCATGCAGGCGCCGGTCTCGCCGGCCGTCGTCGCCCCCGGAGACCCCGCCGCGATCCTGTACACCTCGGGCACGACCGGCGTCTCCAAGGGAGTCGTGTGCCCGCAGGCGCAGTTCTGGTGGTGGGGCAACAACGTCAGCGACCAGATCGGGATCCAGCCGGACGACGTGCTGCACACCTGTCTGCCGCTGTTCCACACCAACGCACTCAACGCCTTCAGCCAGGCCCTGGTCAGCGGCGCGACCTACGTCCTGGGCGGCCGCTTCTCGGCGTCCCGGTTCTGGTCGCAGATGGCCGACAGCGGCGCCACCGTGACCTACCTGCTCGGCGCCATGGTGGGCATCCTCGACAGCCAGCCGCCGTCGGAGCTGGATCGCGCCCACCAGGTACGGCTCGCGCTGTCGCCGGCGACACCGGGCCGGCTGCTGACCCCGTTCCGCGAGCGCTTCGGCGTCGCGCTGCTCGACGGCTACGGATCGACCGAGACCAACGCGGTCGTGGCCACCCGGCCGGGAGAGGAACGACCAGGCTACATCGGGACGCTGCAGCCGGGCTTCCACATGCGGGTGGTCGACGCCGACGGCGCCGACGTACCGCTCGGCACCCCGGGCGAGCTGCTGCTGCGCAGCGACCAGCCCTTCGCCTTCGCGTCCGGCTACTTCCGGATGCCTGAAGCGACCACCGCCGCCTGGCAGGACCTGTGGTTCCACACCGGCGACCGCGTGTGCGTGGAAGCAGAGGGATCCATCCGGTTCGTGGATCGCATCAAGGACGTGATCCGGCGTCGCGGCGAGAACATCTCGTCGGTGGAGGTCGAGGACGTGCTCCGCGCGCACCCCGCCGTGGCGGAGGTGGCGGTCTACGCCGTCGATTCCGAGCTCGGCGAGGACGAGGTCATGGCGGCGATCGTCGTCAAGGAAGCCGCACAGCTCGACTTCGAGGACCTGGTCGAGTTCTGCGGCCCGCGCCTCGCGGCGTACGCCATCCCTCGGTTCCTCGTCCGGCTCGACGCCCTCCCGCTGACCGAGAACGGCAAGGTCCGAAAGCCGGAGCTGCGCAGCCGCGGAACCGACGGTGCGTGGGACCGCCAGCCACCTCGTCCCCGGCCGACGGCTCCTGACTCGGCCCCGACACAACGGACATCCCATGCGTGA
- a CDS encoding 2-hydroxymuconic semialdehyde dehydrogenase, with protein sequence MREYKNFLDGRFIDGSEAFADIDPATGQQVAWVHEADAALVDQAVRAARAALDGPWGRTTIQQRCALLRRVADEIDRRADDLLAAEVADTGKPEAGARALDIARSAANFRAFADVAGAEGAESYLQDLDDGRQALNYVVRKPLGVVAAIVPWNLPLLLLTWKLAPALACGNTVVVKPSEETPGSATLLAEVLAAAGVPNGVYNVVHGFGTGSAGEHLTSHPGIDGVTFTGSTATGAGIMKTVAPRIRPVSFELGGKNAALVFADADLDATVAGLTRSVFANTGQVCLCTERVYIERSVFDEVAERLVAAAEALRLGAPSDPTTTTGPVISRAHQRKILDYVRLAEQAGAKTLTGGRAAAPGGALNEGFWVEPTLWTGLNDDDRVVREEIFGPVAALMPFDTEEEAVRRANDTDYGLAAAVWTSDLRRAHRVAAQMQTGISWVNTWFLRELRSPFGGMGLSGIGREGGRHSLDFYTETTNVCVAL encoded by the coding sequence ATGCGTGAGTACAAGAACTTCCTCGACGGCCGATTCATCGACGGCTCGGAGGCGTTCGCCGACATCGACCCGGCGACCGGCCAACAGGTCGCCTGGGTGCACGAGGCGGACGCCGCCCTCGTCGACCAGGCAGTCCGGGCAGCGCGCGCGGCGCTGGACGGCCCCTGGGGCCGGACGACGATCCAGCAGCGCTGCGCCCTGCTCCGCCGGGTCGCAGACGAGATCGACCGGCGCGCCGACGACCTCCTGGCCGCCGAGGTCGCCGACACCGGCAAGCCCGAAGCAGGCGCTCGCGCTCTCGACATCGCCCGCTCGGCCGCCAACTTCCGGGCCTTCGCCGATGTCGCGGGAGCTGAAGGAGCGGAGTCCTACCTCCAGGATCTGGATGACGGCCGGCAAGCGCTGAACTACGTCGTCCGCAAGCCGCTGGGCGTCGTGGCGGCGATCGTGCCGTGGAACCTCCCGCTCCTCCTCCTGACCTGGAAACTGGCACCTGCGCTGGCGTGCGGCAACACCGTCGTCGTCAAGCCGTCCGAGGAGACACCGGGCTCGGCGACGCTGCTCGCCGAGGTGCTCGCCGCGGCGGGCGTGCCGAACGGCGTCTACAACGTCGTCCACGGTTTCGGCACCGGTTCGGCGGGCGAGCACCTCACCAGCCACCCGGGCATCGACGGCGTGACCTTCACCGGGTCGACGGCGACCGGCGCAGGCATCATGAAGACCGTCGCGCCCCGCATCCGCCCGGTGTCCTTCGAGCTCGGGGGGAAGAACGCAGCCCTCGTCTTCGCCGACGCCGACCTCGATGCCACAGTCGCCGGGCTGACCCGCTCCGTGTTCGCCAACACCGGGCAGGTGTGCCTGTGCACGGAGCGCGTCTACATCGAACGCTCGGTCTTCGACGAGGTGGCAGAGCGGCTCGTCGCCGCGGCCGAGGCCCTGCGTCTCGGAGCGCCTTCGGATCCTACGACGACGACCGGCCCGGTGATCTCGCGGGCTCACCAGAGAAAGATCCTCGACTACGTGCGCCTCGCCGAGCAGGCAGGCGCCAAGACCCTGACGGGAGGACGGGCAGCCGCCCCGGGCGGTGCTCTCAACGAGGGCTTCTGGGTCGAGCCGACCCTCTGGACGGGCCTGAACGACGACGACCGGGTCGTCCGGGAGGAGATCTTCGGTCCCGTCGCGGCGCTCATGCCCTTCGACACCGAGGAAGAGGCGGTCAGGCGGGCGAACGACACCGACTACGGGCTCGCGGCCGCGGTCTGGACGTCCGACCTCCGCCGTGCGCACCGGGTCGCAGCCCAGATGCAGACCGGGATCTCGTGGGTCAACACCTGGTTCCTGCGTGAGCTGCGATCGCCCTTCGGCGGCATGGGACTGTCGGGCATCGGCCGCGAGGGTGGCCGTCACTCGCTCGACTTCTACACCGAGACGACGAATGTGTGCGTGGCACTGTGA
- a CDS encoding 3-hydroxyanthranilate 3,4-dioxygenase: MTQPTTHLTPPLNFMKWIREHEPELKPPVNNQSIFTGQDFIVQVVGGPNQRTDFHVDPYEEWFHQIKGSMYVDVMTEDGKVTVEIKEGETWLLPGFLPHSPQRPEAGSIGVVIERVREEGTSEKFQWYCLECSGLVHEVELQVRDIVADLPPVFTQFYEDAAARTCAHCGALHPGKG, from the coding sequence ATGACCCAGCCGACCACTCACCTCACCCCGCCACTCAACTTCATGAAGTGGATCCGTGAGCACGAGCCGGAGCTCAAGCCTCCGGTCAACAACCAGTCGATCTTCACCGGGCAGGACTTCATCGTCCAGGTCGTCGGGGGTCCGAACCAGCGGACCGACTTCCACGTCGACCCCTACGAGGAGTGGTTCCACCAGATCAAGGGCTCCATGTACGTCGACGTCATGACCGAGGACGGCAAGGTCACCGTCGAGATCAAGGAAGGTGAGACCTGGCTCCTTCCAGGCTTCCTTCCCCACTCGCCGCAGCGGCCTGAGGCGGGGTCCATCGGCGTCGTGATCGAGCGGGTCCGCGAGGAGGGGACATCGGAGAAGTTCCAGTGGTACTGCCTCGAGTGCTCGGGCCTGGTGCACGAGGTGGAGCTGCAGGTCCGCGACATCGTGGCGGACCTGCCGCCGGTGTTCACGCAGTTCTACGAGGACGCGGCGGCCCGCACCTGCGCGCACTGCGGCGCCCTGCATCCGGGGAAGGGGTGA
- a CDS encoding NAD(P)H-quinone oxidoreductase, whose translation MRAVVASRPGGPDVLTMTQRALPRPGQGEALVRVVAAGVNRADLMQRAGDYPGAAAVSDLGLEVSGVVVSVGPGVGDDLLGREMCALLPGGGYAEYVAVRAAHLAPVPAGVSTVDAGGLMEATATVWSNLYMPDKLEPGSWLLVHGGASGIGATAVQIAAAHGVRVATTVGSPDKARFVEGLGADLVIDHRRQDFADELCHRGIRPAVVLDIVGADYLQRNLQVLDRGGRLVVIGHQSGSRATIDLEPLLRNNLTLTGSGLRMRPDHEKDQIIAELVRHVWPLYESGAIVPTTHATLPLERAAEAHRLLEQSHHRGKVLLLADPGLPPTPESRR comes from the coding sequence ATGCGAGCCGTCGTCGCCAGCCGGCCGGGCGGACCGGATGTCCTGACGATGACGCAGCGGGCCCTCCCGCGACCTGGGCAAGGTGAAGCGCTGGTGCGCGTCGTCGCGGCAGGCGTGAACCGGGCCGACCTCATGCAACGAGCAGGCGACTACCCCGGCGCAGCAGCGGTCAGCGACCTCGGCCTCGAGGTCTCCGGGGTCGTGGTCTCGGTCGGTCCGGGTGTCGGGGACGACCTGCTCGGCCGTGAGATGTGTGCGCTTCTCCCCGGAGGCGGGTACGCCGAGTACGTCGCCGTGCGCGCCGCACACCTGGCGCCGGTCCCCGCCGGTGTCTCCACCGTCGACGCCGGCGGGCTGATGGAGGCCACCGCCACCGTGTGGTCGAACCTCTACATGCCCGACAAGCTCGAACCGGGGTCCTGGCTGCTCGTGCACGGCGGCGCCAGCGGTATCGGTGCGACGGCCGTGCAGATCGCCGCAGCCCACGGCGTACGGGTGGCGACCACGGTCGGCTCGCCCGACAAGGCCCGGTTCGTCGAGGGGCTGGGTGCCGATCTCGTGATCGATCACCGTCGACAGGACTTCGCCGACGAGCTGTGCCATCGCGGCATCCGTCCCGCGGTGGTGCTCGACATCGTCGGCGCGGACTACCTGCAACGAAACCTGCAGGTGCTGGACCGCGGCGGCCGCCTCGTCGTGATCGGCCATCAGAGCGGATCGAGGGCCACGATCGACCTCGAACCGCTGCTCAGGAACAACCTGACGCTCACCGGAAGCGGTCTGCGGATGCGGCCCGATCACGAGAAGGACCAGATCATCGCCGAACTCGTGCGGCACGTGTGGCCGCTGTACGAGAGCGGCGCGATCGTCCCGACCACCCACGCAACCCTCCCGCTCGAGAGGGCCGCCGAGGCTCATCGCCTCCTCGAGCAATCCCACCACCGTGGCAAGGTCCTGCTCCTCGCTGACCCTGGCCTGCCCCCGACACCCGAAAGCCGACGATGA
- a CDS encoding aspartate/glutamate racemase family protein, with amino-acid sequence MNSPPSRILYQSFTDPAVHQPYLSRLQAYLTEIAAPGVTYEVRGISPADTQLGRLSELRCGVQSVAGIVAAAEEGFDAVLVGHFQDACLYEARTAVDIPVIGHGEASMLQACMLGGRIGLVTLDPVYLSWHSEQIARYGLSSRVVDVRPLRLTPDQAVAAYDDDVAYQSIKDTFVSLAISMVEESGVDVVMSAGGLFALLSARDHVEVPGALVANPTLLAVRQAEASVAITRAMGTPVSRGGTFARATPQAVKELLTLVKGTQR; translated from the coding sequence ATGAACAGCCCTCCCTCCCGGATCTTGTACCAGAGCTTCACCGACCCGGCCGTCCACCAGCCATACCTCTCCAGGCTGCAGGCCTACCTCACCGAGATCGCCGCGCCCGGGGTCACCTACGAGGTGCGTGGGATCAGCCCGGCCGACACCCAGCTCGGCAGGCTCAGCGAGCTGCGTTGCGGCGTCCAGTCAGTCGCCGGCATCGTCGCGGCGGCCGAGGAGGGCTTCGATGCCGTCCTGGTCGGCCACTTCCAGGACGCGTGTCTCTACGAGGCGCGGACGGCCGTCGACATCCCGGTCATCGGGCACGGCGAAGCCAGCATGCTCCAGGCCTGCATGCTGGGTGGCCGCATCGGCCTCGTCACCCTCGACCCCGTGTACCTGTCGTGGCACAGCGAGCAGATAGCCCGCTACGGGCTGTCGTCCCGGGTCGTCGACGTCCGGCCGCTGCGGCTCACCCCCGACCAGGCGGTCGCAGCCTACGACGACGACGTGGCGTACCAGTCGATCAAGGACACGTTCGTCTCGCTGGCCATCAGCATGGTCGAGGAGAGCGGTGTCGATGTCGTGATGTCGGCGGGGGGCCTGTTCGCCCTGCTCAGCGCCCGCGACCACGTCGAGGTGCCGGGCGCGCTGGTGGCCAATCCGACCCTGCTCGCGGTCCGACAGGCGGAGGCGTCCGTCGCGATCACCCGAGCGATGGGAACCCCGGTCTCTCGCGGAGGGACCTTCGCCAGGGCAACACCGCAAGCCGTGAAAGAACTGCTCACTCTCGTCAAGGGGACCCAACGATGA
- a CDS encoding Ohr family peroxiredoxin: MTTLSYTAHALATGDGRSGSVRSDDGLIELDLGIPEGLGGSGGHVSNPEQLFAAGYSACFLSALTSVARVQRVKLRDARVEARVTIAGGSAGFDLSVELVVTAPGVPPEIGEALLEAAHRKCPYSKAVTGNIPVKLTLSPGS; the protein is encoded by the coding sequence ATGACCACCCTCAGCTACACCGCCCACGCCCTCGCCACCGGTGACGGACGCTCAGGAAGCGTCCGCTCGGACGACGGCCTGATCGAGCTCGACCTGGGAATCCCCGAGGGCCTGGGCGGATCCGGCGGGCACGTCAGCAACCCCGAGCAGCTCTTCGCCGCCGGGTACTCGGCCTGCTTCCTCTCGGCCCTGACCTCGGTCGCCCGCGTTCAACGCGTCAAGCTGCGCGACGCCCGGGTAGAGGCGCGGGTGACGATCGCCGGCGGGAGCGCCGGCTTCGACCTGTCGGTCGAGCTTGTCGTCACTGCTCCGGGCGTGCCGCCGGAGATCGGGGAGGCGCTGCTGGAGGCTGCCCACCGCAAGTGCCCCTACTCGAAGGCCGTCACGGGAAACATCCCCGTGAAGCTCACCCTGTCCCCTGGAAGCTGA
- a CDS encoding LysR substrate-binding domain-containing protein: MISRPLDLLSGRLKLRHLVLVTAIADQGSVLRAAEHLHLAQPAVTRGLREVEHLLGVELFVRGPRGVTPTLFGEAFIEHARAVQAELRRAGERIAGLADGDAGTVTVGTLLTATNVLLPRSIAALKADRPGITVIVREGTFDSLVPRLVDGDLDVILGRLNPIEDHPGLRQLPLYEEPVLLVAREGHPARAARTLADLLAYPWILPLEQTSLRQELEQLFRRDDLPLPRDRTECTSILTIRSLLLETDMVAALPALFVRTDSRLQELPVPLPSVRRQVGVTLPGARALTPAGKAMLTHLQQQAQRLDAAPQPGSPARS, translated from the coding sequence GTGATATCTCGTCCTCTGGACCTGCTGAGCGGCCGGCTCAAGCTCCGCCACCTCGTACTCGTCACGGCCATCGCCGATCAGGGCAGCGTCCTGCGCGCGGCCGAGCACCTCCACCTGGCGCAGCCCGCCGTCACGCGCGGGCTGCGGGAGGTGGAGCACCTCCTGGGCGTCGAGCTGTTCGTCCGGGGGCCGCGCGGCGTCACGCCGACGCTGTTCGGCGAGGCGTTCATCGAGCACGCCCGCGCCGTGCAGGCCGAGCTGCGCCGCGCGGGTGAGCGCATCGCCGGCCTGGCCGACGGCGACGCCGGCACCGTGACCGTGGGCACGCTGCTCACCGCCACGAACGTGCTGCTGCCCCGCTCCATCGCCGCGCTCAAGGCCGACCGGCCCGGGATCACCGTGATCGTCAGGGAGGGCACGTTCGACTCCCTGGTGCCGCGCCTCGTCGACGGCGACCTCGACGTGATCCTCGGCCGGCTCAACCCCATCGAGGACCACCCCGGCCTGCGCCAGCTGCCCCTCTACGAGGAGCCGGTGCTGCTGGTCGCCCGCGAGGGACACCCGGCGAGGGCGGCACGGACGCTGGCCGACCTGCTGGCCTACCCCTGGATTCTGCCCCTGGAGCAGACCTCGCTGCGGCAGGAGCTGGAGCAGCTCTTCCGCCGCGACGACCTGCCGCTGCCGCGCGACCGCACCGAGTGCACCTCGATCCTGACCATCCGGTCGCTGCTCCTGGAGACCGACATGGTCGCCGCGCTGCCCGCGTTGTTCGTCAGGACCGACAGCCGGCTGCAGGAGCTGCCCGTGCCGCTGCCGTCGGTACGCCGCCAGGTCGGCGTGACCCTGCCCGGCGCCCGCGCGCTCACCCCCGCGGGCAAGGCCATGCTCACCCATCTGCAGCAGCAGGCACAACGGCTCGACGCGGCGCCGCAGCCCGGTTCGCCGGCCAGGAGCTGA
- a CDS encoding 2-hydroxymuconic semialdehyde dehydrogenase — MKPAHYVNGVFTTAGTPFPLRSPADGRQIAAVPEAPRETVDEAVRAARAAMDGAWGRASTEERCAYLRRIADGIEARFEEFVAAEVADTGKPRELAATVDIPRAAANFRAYADLAYGRPERAYPTSVPGWSGSGQALNYTVRRPLGVVAVISPWNLPLLLLTWKVAPALAAGNAVVAKPSEETPSTATLLAEVIDAAGLPAGAFNLVHGHGAGAAGEHLTAHPGVDAIAFTGASATGSAIMRNAAAHVTPVSFELGGKNAALVFADADLEEAVEGTLRSSFTHSGQICLCTERVYVQRAVFDAFVSALAERAAALRDYGPMISAEHRDKVLSYYRLAVEEGATVLAGGGVPEFGDDRDGGYHVEPTVITGLPQSARTVREEVFGPICHVAPFEEEDEAIRLANDSPYGLAATVWTTDLSRAHRVAPRIEAGIVWVNCWNLRDLRTPFGGVKASGIGREGGEYSLDFFSEPVNVCVKI, encoded by the coding sequence ATGAAGCCCGCGCACTACGTCAACGGCGTCTTCACGACGGCGGGGACACCCTTCCCGCTCCGCTCGCCCGCCGACGGACGCCAGATCGCCGCCGTACCCGAGGCCCCGCGCGAGACGGTGGACGAAGCGGTGCGCGCCGCCCGCGCCGCGATGGACGGCGCCTGGGGCCGGGCGAGCACCGAGGAACGGTGCGCGTACCTACGCCGGATCGCCGACGGCATCGAGGCCAGGTTCGAGGAGTTCGTCGCCGCCGAGGTGGCCGACACCGGCAAGCCGCGCGAGCTGGCCGCGACGGTGGACATCCCGCGCGCCGCCGCCAACTTCCGCGCCTACGCCGACCTCGCCTACGGCCGCCCGGAACGCGCCTACCCGACGAGCGTCCCCGGCTGGAGCGGCAGCGGCCAGGCGCTGAACTACACCGTGCGCCGCCCCCTCGGCGTGGTCGCCGTCATCTCGCCGTGGAACCTGCCGCTGCTCCTGCTCACCTGGAAGGTCGCGCCCGCGCTCGCCGCGGGCAACGCCGTCGTCGCCAAGCCGTCGGAGGAGACCCCCTCGACCGCGACCCTGCTGGCCGAGGTGATCGACGCGGCCGGGCTGCCGGCGGGCGCGTTCAACCTCGTCCACGGCCACGGCGCCGGCGCGGCGGGGGAACACCTGACCGCGCACCCGGGCGTGGACGCGATCGCCTTCACCGGTGCGTCCGCCACGGGCAGCGCCATCATGCGCAACGCCGCCGCGCACGTCACCCCGGTCTCGTTCGAGCTGGGCGGCAAGAACGCCGCCCTCGTCTTCGCCGACGCCGACCTGGAGGAGGCCGTCGAGGGCACACTGCGCTCCAGCTTCACCCACTCCGGCCAGATCTGCCTGTGCACCGAGCGCGTATACGTGCAACGGGCCGTCTTCGACGCGTTCGTGAGCGCGCTCGCCGAGCGGGCCGCCGCGCTGCGCGACTACGGGCCGATGATCTCCGCCGAGCACCGCGACAAGGTGCTGTCGTACTACCGGCTGGCAGTCGAGGAGGGCGCGACGGTGCTGGCCGGGGGCGGTGTGCCGGAGTTCGGCGACGACCGCGACGGCGGCTACCACGTCGAGCCGACCGTCATCACGGGGCTGCCGCAGAGCGCGCGGACCGTGCGTGAGGAGGTCTTCGGGCCGATCTGCCACGTGGCGCCGTTCGAGGAGGAGGACGAGGCGATCCGGCTGGCCAACGACAGCCCGTACGGACTGGCCGCCACGGTCTGGACCACGGACCTGTCGCGCGCCCACCGCGTCGCGCCCCGCATCGAGGCCGGGATCGTCTGGGTGAACTGCTGGAACCTGCGCGACCTGCGCACCCCCTTCGGCGGCGTCAAGGCCTCCGGCATCGGCCGCGAGGGCGGCGAGTACTCGCTCGACTTCTTCTCCGAGCCCGTGAACGTGTGCGTCAAGATTTGA
- a CDS encoding 2-keto-4-pentenoate hydratase produces the protein MTSVTDDHRAAAARLLAAYASGRPCEPVRDLVDGLEAAYAVQSLLTERWLGEGRRLTGRKIGLTSKAVQEQLGVGSPDFGALFADMAVPDGAEIPAGAVLQPRAEAEVALVLEHDLPHERHTVADVIAATAFALPAIEVVGSRIRDWDITLADTVADNASSGLYVLGTRPVPLREVDLRMAGMVIERRGEQVSTGIGSACLGHPLHAAVWLADTLAALGQPLRAGDTVLTGALGPVVPVRPGDVLEARIDGLGDVRAAFAVAEGGTP, from the coding sequence GTGACTTCCGTGACAGACGACCATCGCGCCGCCGCCGCGCGGCTGCTGGCCGCGTACGCGTCAGGCCGGCCGTGCGAGCCGGTCCGCGACCTGGTCGACGGCCTTGAGGCCGCCTACGCCGTGCAGAGCCTGCTCACCGAGCGGTGGCTCGGCGAGGGCCGACGGCTCACCGGCCGCAAGATCGGCCTGACCAGCAAGGCCGTGCAGGAGCAGCTCGGCGTCGGCTCGCCCGACTTCGGCGCGTTGTTCGCCGACATGGCCGTGCCCGACGGCGCGGAGATCCCCGCCGGAGCCGTGCTCCAGCCGCGCGCCGAGGCCGAGGTCGCCCTCGTGCTGGAGCACGACCTGCCGCACGAGCGGCACACCGTCGCCGACGTGATCGCCGCGACCGCGTTCGCGCTGCCCGCCATCGAGGTGGTCGGCAGCCGCATCCGCGACTGGGACATCACGCTGGCCGACACCGTCGCCGACAACGCCTCCTCCGGCCTGTACGTGCTCGGCACCCGCCCGGTCCCGCTGCGCGAGGTGGACCTGCGGATGGCCGGGATGGTCATCGAGCGGCGCGGCGAACAGGTCTCGACCGGCATCGGCTCGGCCTGCCTCGGCCACCCGCTGCACGCCGCCGTCTGGCTGGCCGACACGCTCGCCGCACTCGGGCAGCCGCTCCGGGCCGGCGACACGGTGCTGACCGGGGCGCTCGGACCTGTCGTCCCGGTGCGGCCCGGTGATGTGCTGGAGGCCCGCATCGACGGGCTCGGAGACGTACGCGCGGCCTTCGCCGTCGCGGAAGGGGGAACCCCGTGA
- a CDS encoding 2-keto-4-pentenoate hydratase, which yields MNALAELLDEATLTARAIPRLTDTADLDVPAAYQVQRATVERRLARGERIIGVKMGFTSRAKMVQMGVNDVIWGLLTDAMLVQHDLDTAGLIHPRIEPEIAFLLERPVRTPADAAAAVGGVAVGYEVLDSRYEGFSFTLADVIADNASASGFGHGPWHRPRDVANLGLVMEIDGRAVASGSSAAILGDPLRSLTAAARLASAAGIELQPGWVVLAGAATAAVPLPAGAHVRIAAAGLGHVEVTTR from the coding sequence GTGAACGCCCTGGCCGAACTCCTGGACGAGGCCACCCTGACGGCCCGCGCCATCCCGCGGCTGACCGACACGGCCGACCTCGACGTGCCCGCCGCCTACCAGGTGCAACGCGCCACCGTCGAGCGGCGGCTGGCTCGCGGCGAGCGGATCATCGGCGTCAAGATGGGCTTCACCAGCCGCGCCAAGATGGTGCAGATGGGCGTGAACGACGTCATCTGGGGCCTGCTCACCGACGCCATGCTCGTCCAGCACGACCTCGACACCGCCGGGCTCATCCATCCGCGGATCGAGCCGGAGATCGCGTTCCTGCTGGAGCGGCCCGTACGCACCCCGGCCGACGCCGCGGCGGCCGTCGGCGGCGTCGCCGTCGGCTACGAGGTGCTCGACTCCCGCTACGAGGGCTTCAGCTTCACCCTGGCCGACGTCATCGCCGACAACGCCTCGGCCAGCGGCTTCGGCCACGGCCCCTGGCACCGCCCGCGCGACGTCGCCAACCTCGGCCTGGTCATGGAGATCGACGGCCGTGCCGTGGCGAGCGGCTCGTCGGCCGCCATCCTCGGCGACCCGCTCCGCTCCCTGACCGCCGCCGCCCGGCTGGCCTCCGCCGCCGGCATCGAGCTGCAGCCCGGCTGGGTCGTGCTCGCGGGCGCGGCCACCGCCGCCGTCCCGCTGCCCGCAGGGGCGCACGTACGCATCGCCGCGGCCGGGCTCGGCCACGTGGAGGTGACCACCCGATGA
- a CDS encoding RidA family protein has protein sequence MTNDALLVEGKARPRGRFPHVRRAGEFVFVSGTSSRRPDGSFAGAAADELGTTSLDIREQTRAVIENVADLLAAAGGSLADVVSVTTYLVNMNDFGGYNEVYGEFFDESGPARTTVAVHQLPHPHLLIEISCIAHLPQRSRP, from the coding sequence ATGACGAACGACGCTCTGCTGGTCGAGGGCAAGGCCCGCCCTCGTGGCCGGTTCCCGCACGTCAGGCGGGCGGGTGAGTTCGTGTTCGTCTCCGGCACCAGCTCGCGCCGCCCCGACGGGAGCTTCGCCGGGGCCGCCGCGGACGAGCTGGGCACCACCAGCCTCGACATCCGCGAGCAGACCAGGGCCGTCATCGAGAACGTCGCCGACCTGCTCGCCGCCGCCGGAGGAAGCCTGGCCGACGTGGTCAGCGTGACCACGTACCTGGTCAACATGAACGACTTCGGCGGCTACAACGAGGTCTACGGCGAGTTCTTCGACGAGAGCGGCCCCGCCCGCACCACGGTCGCCGTCCACCAGCTCCCGCACCCGCACCTGCTCATCGAGATCTCCTGCATCGCCCACCTACCGCAAAGGAGCCGGCCATGA